The Synechococcus sp. WH 8016 genome includes a region encoding these proteins:
- a CDS encoding NAD(P)/FAD-dependent oxidoreductase: MTVPDRRASATATTESPCVSSPRHDLIVIGGGPAGFMAAITAAERGVRDVLILEATPEVLTKVRISGGGRCNVTHACWDPMELVGHYPRGSKPLRGPFSQFACGDSIAWFDEHGLTLVEEPDGRMFPEQNRSEAVVECLRRAALAAGVKIHCGSAVRQLSCSKAGGFQLSDQRSVLHHAKRVLLASGGHPSGRRLAQDLGHTIVPPVPSLFSLRLQAPALTACSGIALDDVSLDLKVGEQRFRQTGRVLITHRGVSGPAVLRLTAFAARALHASRYQGELRVDWSGGLGRERVQQKLQQARLEQARRTVVAAKPFEHLPRRLWLAFLTQAGVAAEQRWADLPAKVERQLVETLCAQRLSIQGRGPFGEEFVTAGGVDLGEVNLATMESRRCAGLYLAGELLDVDGVTGGFNFQACWSGGWLAGEAIATSFLTESDQTP, from the coding sequence ATGACGGTCCCCGACCGACGGGCAAGCGCTACTGCAACAACGGAGTCGCCCTGCGTTTCCAGCCCACGGCATGACCTGATCGTGATCGGTGGTGGGCCTGCCGGATTTATGGCAGCGATCACCGCCGCAGAACGGGGGGTTCGTGATGTTCTGATCTTGGAGGCGACCCCAGAGGTGCTCACAAAAGTGCGCATCAGCGGTGGCGGTCGTTGCAACGTCACCCATGCTTGCTGGGATCCCATGGAGTTGGTGGGTCACTACCCCCGGGGAAGCAAACCCTTGCGGGGTCCCTTTAGCCAGTTTGCGTGCGGAGATTCGATCGCTTGGTTCGATGAGCATGGACTCACGCTTGTGGAAGAGCCCGATGGACGGATGTTTCCTGAGCAGAATCGCTCCGAGGCGGTGGTGGAGTGCTTGAGGCGGGCCGCATTAGCGGCAGGAGTGAAGATTCACTGCGGTTCTGCCGTGCGTCAACTCAGCTGCTCGAAGGCTGGTGGGTTTCAACTTTCCGATCAACGCTCTGTCCTTCATCACGCCAAGCGGGTGTTGCTGGCCAGTGGGGGCCATCCCAGTGGGCGACGTCTTGCTCAGGATTTAGGTCACACGATTGTTCCGCCGGTGCCGTCGCTGTTCAGCTTGAGATTGCAGGCTCCTGCTTTAACCGCATGCAGCGGGATTGCCTTGGATGACGTGAGCTTGGATTTAAAGGTTGGTGAGCAGCGCTTTCGTCAGACGGGCCGGGTGCTGATCACCCATCGGGGGGTGAGTGGGCCTGCGGTCTTGCGGCTCACCGCGTTTGCAGCGCGGGCCCTCCATGCCAGTCGTTACCAGGGCGAGTTGCGGGTGGATTGGAGCGGCGGGTTGGGTCGTGAGCGTGTTCAGCAGAAGTTGCAGCAGGCGCGCCTTGAGCAGGCGCGGCGCACGGTGGTGGCTGCCAAGCCGTTTGAGCATCTGCCACGGCGTCTTTGGCTTGCCTTTTTGACCCAAGCGGGAGTAGCCGCGGAACAGCGTTGGGCGGATCTTCCAGCGAAGGTGGAACGACAGTTGGTGGAAACGCTTTGCGCGCAGCGATTATCGATTCAGGGCCGCGGCCCGTTTGGGGAAGAATTTGTGACCGCGGGTGGCGTGGATCTGGGCGAGGTGAACTTGGCGACCATGGAAAGTCGGCGTTGTGCTGGGTTGTACTTAGCGGGTGAATTACTGGATGTGGATGGGGTCACTGGAGGCTTTAATTTCCAGGCCTGTTGGAGCGGCGGCTGGTTGGCCGGTGAGGCGATCGCAACTTCTTTTCTTACTGAATCTGATCAAACACCGTAA
- a CDS encoding type II secretion system F family protein, producing MASFTATYTSSTGQPRTVTVKASDAVSARRQLRRRGIKAEELRQDSGRGKDKAKGDSKTAAGSSSASWLSMDLGEAFQKPPGVKEKAIWASKLAALVDAGVPIVRSLDLMATQQKLPMFKKALTSVGLEVNQGTAMAAAMRRWPKVFDQLTIAMVEAGEAGGVLDESLKRLAKLLEDNARLQNQIKGALGYPVAVLVIAILVFLGMTIFLIPTFAGIFEDLGAELPLFTQLMVDLSALLRSSASLVFAGILMLGVWMIARYYNTHKGRRVLDKLMLKLPLFGDLIMKTATAQFCRIFSSLTRAGVPILMSMEISSETAGNSIISDAILDSRTLVQEGVLLSTALTRQQVLPDMALSMLSIGEETGEMDRMLSKVADFYEDEVSASVKALTSMLEPAMIVVVGGIVGSILLAMYLPMFTVFDQIQ from the coding sequence ATGGCTTCTTTCACCGCTACATACACCTCATCCACAGGCCAACCGCGCACGGTCACGGTCAAAGCAAGTGATGCTGTATCAGCCCGTCGTCAGCTACGGCGGCGAGGAATTAAAGCGGAAGAACTGCGCCAAGATTCAGGCAGAGGAAAAGACAAAGCCAAGGGCGACTCCAAAACCGCAGCTGGGAGCTCATCAGCCAGTTGGCTATCGATGGATCTAGGCGAAGCGTTCCAGAAACCACCCGGGGTCAAAGAAAAGGCCATTTGGGCCAGCAAGCTGGCAGCACTCGTGGATGCAGGGGTGCCGATTGTGCGCAGCCTCGATCTCATGGCCACGCAGCAAAAGCTGCCCATGTTTAAAAAAGCTCTCACCAGCGTGGGACTTGAGGTGAATCAGGGCACGGCGATGGCAGCAGCGATGCGGCGATGGCCCAAGGTGTTTGATCAGCTCACCATCGCCATGGTGGAAGCAGGGGAAGCCGGTGGTGTTCTGGATGAATCTCTCAAACGCCTCGCCAAGCTGTTGGAAGACAACGCCAGACTCCAAAACCAAATCAAAGGGGCGTTGGGTTACCCCGTTGCGGTGTTAGTGATCGCCATTTTGGTGTTTTTAGGAATGACGATCTTTTTGATTCCTACCTTTGCCGGAATTTTTGAAGACCTAGGAGCCGAATTACCATTATTTACGCAATTGATGGTGGATTTAAGCGCCTTGCTTCGCTCCTCCGCCTCCCTTGTGTTTGCTGGCATTCTTATGCTCGGCGTATGGATGATCGCCCGTTATTACAACACCCATAAAGGGCGCAGAGTGCTCGACAAACTAATGCTCAAGCTGCCGTTGTTTGGTGATCTCATCATGAAAACAGCCACCGCTCAGTTTTGCAGAATCTTTAGCTCACTGACCCGCGCTGGTGTTCCAATCCTGATGTCAATGGAGATCTCCAGTGAAACCGCTGGAAACTCGATCATCTCTGACGCCATCCTCGATTCACGCACCCTGGTGCAAGAAGGTGTGTTGCTGAGCACGGCATTAACTCGCCAACAAGTCTTACCAGACATGGCCCTCAGCATGCTCTCCATTGGTGAAGAAACTGGTGAAATGGACCGAATGCTGAGCAAAGTGGCCGACTTTTATGAGGACGAAGTCTCCGCATCCGTAAAGGCACTCACATCGATGTTGGAACCAGCCATGATTGTTGTTGTTGGAGGAATTGTGGGGTCGATCCTGCTGGCGATGTACTTACCGATGTTTACGGTGTTTGATCAGATTCAGTAA
- a CDS encoding type IV pilus twitching motility protein PilT: MEQMIEDLMEQLVNGGGSDLHIASGQPPYGRFSGELRPMQEEPLSEEGCNRLIFSMLNNSQRKTLEQTWELDCAYGLKGVARFRVNVYRQKGSYAACLRALGSKIPSVELLNLPPVVVETSKRPRGLVLVTGPTGSGKTTTLAALLDHINHTRAEHILTIEDPIEFVYNSDLSLVHQRQLNEDTRSFANALRAALREDPDVILVGEMRDLETIQLAISAAETGHLVFGTLHTSSAAQTVDRMVDVFPPGQQTQIRVQLSGSLAAVFSQTLCKRQNPAPGQFGRVMAQEIMINTPAIANLIREGKTAQLYSQIQTGGERGMQTLERALADLIEQGEISLDEGHSKASKPSELERLMNN; encoded by the coding sequence ATGGAACAAATGATCGAAGACCTGATGGAACAGCTGGTGAATGGAGGCGGAAGCGACCTCCACATCGCCAGCGGACAGCCGCCCTATGGACGGTTCAGTGGCGAACTGCGACCGATGCAGGAGGAACCACTCAGTGAAGAAGGCTGCAACCGCCTGATCTTCTCCATGCTCAACAACAGCCAACGCAAAACGCTGGAACAAACGTGGGAGCTGGATTGCGCGTATGGATTGAAAGGGGTCGCCCGCTTTCGCGTGAATGTGTACCGGCAGAAAGGCAGCTATGCCGCCTGCTTGCGTGCTCTTGGAAGCAAAATCCCCAGCGTTGAGTTGCTGAATCTGCCTCCAGTCGTGGTGGAAACAAGCAAACGCCCCCGTGGTCTTGTCTTGGTCACAGGTCCAACTGGCTCAGGCAAAACCACCACCCTCGCAGCGCTTCTTGATCACATCAACCACACGAGGGCTGAGCACATCCTCACCATCGAAGACCCGATCGAATTTGTGTACAACAGTGATCTGAGCTTGGTGCATCAACGCCAACTCAATGAAGACACGCGCAGTTTTGCCAATGCTCTGCGCGCTGCATTGCGCGAAGACCCAGACGTGATCTTGGTAGGTGAAATGCGCGATCTCGAAACGATTCAACTGGCGATCAGCGCTGCTGAAACCGGGCATTTGGTGTTTGGAACCCTGCACACCAGTTCTGCGGCACAGACCGTGGATCGGATGGTGGATGTGTTTCCACCTGGCCAGCAAACCCAAATCCGCGTGCAACTCTCAGGAAGCCTGGCTGCTGTGTTCTCTCAAACACTCTGCAAACGCCAAAATCCTGCCCCTGGGCAGTTCGGTCGCGTGATGGCTCAAGAAATCATGATCAACACACCAGCCATCGCCAATTTGATCCGTGAAGGCAAAACAGCCCAGTTGTATTCCCAAATTCAAACCGGCGGCGAACGCGGCATGCAAACCCTGGAGAGAGCCCTTGCCGATCTGATTGAACAGGGAGAGATCAGCCTTGATGAAGGTCACAGCAAAGCCAGCAAACCCTCGGAGCTGGAACGCCTGATGAACAACTAA
- a CDS encoding GspE/PulE family protein — protein sequence MLTRCEITSRHVEGSHGPTTSAESRISMSADSNRMPLPPALPAKLISEAELASGEALLQSGKVLDLETWKQLQALPIHLSDDGLMVAIASSSDRDHREQLKQVLRSHGYISKLVLANAADLKRVLDPQAFESDSTTNQTSISETAKSLLDGFDVEGILTSDPNESDIQNNSVSLVDITPSGNDQSPIVTLVDRILIKALDMNASDIHVEPQQSGLQIRLRKDGVLNNLTQPISSKLIPAITSRFKIMADLDIAERRQAQDGRIRRQYKGRTVDFRVNSLPSRYGEKICLRLLDSQSTQLGLDKLISNPTTLELVRTLGSKPFGMILVTGPTGSGKSTTLYSLLAERNQPGINISTVEDPIEYTLPGITQCQVNREKGFDFSTALRAFMRQDPDVLLVGETRDQETAKTAIEAALTGHLVLTTLHCNDAPSAIARLDEMGVEPFMVSASLLGIVSQRLLRRVCSDCRIPYHPQSQELGRFGLMTSHEGDVTFFKAKHHEGPEPPCPSCQGTGYKGRIGVYEVLRMNEALAASVAKGATTDLVRQLALESGMKTLLGYSLDLVREGHTTLEEVDRMVLTDAGLESEQRARALTTVTCRGCGGGLQEGWLECLYCLTPRQ from the coding sequence ATGCTGACCAGATGCGAAATCACGTCTAGACATGTTGAAGGGTCACACGGACCCACCACAAGCGCGGAAAGCCGAATCAGCATGAGCGCCGACTCCAACCGAATGCCCCTGCCGCCTGCTCTGCCGGCAAAGCTGATTTCAGAAGCAGAGCTCGCCTCTGGCGAAGCACTCCTCCAATCAGGGAAGGTTTTGGACCTGGAAACCTGGAAGCAACTTCAAGCGCTCCCCATCCATCTCAGCGACGACGGCCTGATGGTGGCCATCGCAAGCAGCAGCGACCGAGACCATCGAGAACAACTCAAGCAGGTTTTGAGAAGCCATGGCTATATCTCCAAGCTCGTCCTTGCCAATGCAGCGGATCTAAAGCGGGTTCTTGATCCACAAGCCTTCGAATCAGATTCCACTACAAACCAAACATCAATCAGCGAGACAGCAAAATCCCTTCTAGATGGATTTGATGTTGAAGGCATATTAACAAGCGATCCAAATGAAAGCGATATTCAGAACAATTCGGTTTCCCTAGTAGACATCACCCCATCAGGAAATGATCAATCTCCGATCGTCACACTGGTCGACCGTATTTTAATCAAAGCGTTAGACATGAATGCCAGCGATATTCATGTTGAACCCCAACAATCTGGATTGCAGATCAGACTAAGAAAGGATGGTGTGCTCAACAATTTGACGCAACCTATTTCATCCAAATTAATTCCAGCCATTACCTCTCGCTTCAAGATCATGGCCGATCTTGATATTGCTGAACGGAGGCAGGCCCAGGACGGTCGTATTCGACGGCAATACAAAGGACGAACCGTTGACTTCCGTGTGAATAGCTTGCCCAGCCGCTACGGAGAAAAAATTTGCCTGCGCTTACTCGATAGCCAATCCACTCAATTAGGGCTGGACAAACTTATCTCTAATCCCACCACACTCGAGCTAGTGCGAACCCTTGGCTCCAAACCATTCGGGATGATTCTTGTGACCGGTCCAACAGGATCTGGTAAATCCACAACTCTTTATTCCCTCTTAGCTGAGCGCAACCAACCAGGGATTAATATCTCTACCGTAGAAGACCCCATTGAATACACATTGCCTGGCATTACTCAATGTCAAGTGAATCGTGAGAAAGGATTTGACTTCAGCACAGCTCTTCGCGCCTTCATGCGCCAGGACCCAGACGTGCTGTTAGTGGGTGAGACCCGCGATCAGGAAACAGCAAAAACTGCCATCGAAGCGGCTCTTACAGGACACCTGGTTTTAACCACCCTGCACTGCAACGATGCCCCGAGCGCCATCGCCCGCCTCGACGAAATGGGTGTTGAACCGTTCATGGTGAGCGCATCCTTGCTTGGCATCGTCTCTCAACGCTTGCTGAGGCGCGTGTGCAGCGATTGCCGCATTCCCTACCACCCACAGTCCCAAGAATTAGGACGCTTCGGCCTAATGACGAGCCATGAAGGCGATGTCACCTTTTTCAAGGCGAAGCATCATGAAGGACCTGAACCACCCTGCCCCAGCTGTCAGGGCACGGGTTACAAGGGCCGTATCGGTGTGTACGAAGTGCTGCGGATGAATGAAGCCCTGGCGGCATCCGTTGCCAAAGGCGCTACCACTGATCTCGTCCGCCAGTTGGCCCTGGAATCAGGCATGAAAACCCTGCTCGGCTACAGCCTTGATCTCGTACGCGAAGGTCACACCACCCTGGAGGAGGTGGACCGGATGGTGCTGACGGATGCGGGCCTGGAATCGGAACAACGGGCCAGGGCCCTCACCACTGTTACTTGCCGTGGATGTGGTGGCGGACTTCAAGAAGGTTGGCTGGAATGCCTGTATTGCCTGACACCCCGTCAGTGA